The Bacteroidota bacterium genome includes a region encoding these proteins:
- a CDS encoding OsmC family peroxiredoxin, producing the protein MKRTAKAHWSGNLKEGKGTLTTQSGIINNANYSFKTRFEEGDQGTNPEELLAAAHAGCFTMAVASILTQKGLNSTSLDTEATVSMEGLSITGIHLSITGSVAGVNAEEFEAITKNAEKNCLISKVLSIPISSEAHFVR; encoded by the coding sequence ATGAAACGTACTGCAAAAGCACACTGGTCAGGTAACCTTAAAGAAGGTAAAGGAACATTGACCACACAAAGTGGTATAATAAATAACGCAAATTACAGCTTCAAAACTCGTTTTGAAGAAGGCGATCAAGGCACTAATCCGGAAGAGTTACTTGCTGCTGCCCATGCAGGATGTTTTACAATGGCTGTTGCCTCAATATTAACTCAAAAAGGATTAAATTCAACATCTTTAGATACAGAAGCAACAGTATCTATGGAAGGTTTAAGTATTACAGGTATTCATTTATCGATTACAGGGTCTGTAGCAGGAGTTAATGCCGAAGAATTTGAAGCAATCACAAAGAATGCGGAAAAGAATTGCCTGATATCAAAAGTGTTGAGCATTCCGATCAGTTCTGAAGCTCATTTTGTAAGATGA
- a CDS encoding thiamine pyrophosphate-dependent enzyme, protein MKNVSDQLVEILVEAGIQRIYAVTGDSLNHVNAAVHRNGKIKWIHVRNEETAAFAAGAEAQLNGLACCAGSSGPGHVHLINGLYDAHRSSASVLAIASTLPTKEFGTSFFQETNTIKLFEDCSCYNQVVTTPTQFPRMLQAAIQHAVHKKGVAVIGLPGDITNLPAVASETTTAIFRNRPIVRPSDDELMKLAELINSHKKVTIFCGLGAAEAHDEIIQLAEKIKAPVAYSYKAKMAIQYNNPYEVGLTGLLGIPSAYHSMHECELLILLGTDFPYTPFMPVKNKIVQIDIKPEILGRRAKLDMGLCGDVKDTLQALMPMITMEKDVTFLTKQLEFYKEVKKKLQVYVLDHGKPNAIHPEFVAYLINDLADNDAIFTVDTGMCCVWAARYINGTGQRKMLGSFNHGSMANAMPQAIGAALARPGQQVIAFCGDGGLSMMLGDLITIVQYKLPVKIIVFNNRSLGMVKLEMEVAGIPDLETDLLNPDFTAIAEAMGMPGINITNPDEVKSGLMKAFQQDGPVLVTIWTDPNALAMPPKLEFDQMKGYTFYMGRMMLSGRMDEVFNMISSNYKHLGELL, encoded by the coding sequence ATGAAAAATGTATCGGATCAACTGGTTGAAATATTAGTTGAAGCAGGCATTCAAAGAATTTATGCAGTAACAGGTGATAGTCTCAATCATGTAAATGCAGCCGTACACCGTAATGGCAAAATCAAATGGATCCATGTTCGGAATGAAGAAACAGCTGCATTCGCTGCCGGAGCGGAGGCTCAGTTAAATGGACTGGCATGTTGTGCAGGTAGCAGTGGGCCCGGACATGTTCACCTGATAAACGGTTTGTACGATGCGCACCGTTCATCGGCTTCTGTGTTGGCTATTGCTTCTACCCTTCCAACCAAAGAATTTGGAACAAGTTTTTTTCAGGAGACAAACACCATTAAACTTTTTGAAGATTGCAGTTGTTACAACCAAGTGGTTACTACACCAACTCAATTTCCTCGTATGTTACAGGCCGCCATTCAACATGCAGTACATAAAAAAGGGGTAGCTGTAATAGGATTACCGGGTGACATTACAAACCTTCCCGCAGTAGCGTCGGAAACCACTACTGCGATTTTCCGAAACCGTCCTATTGTAAGGCCATCGGATGATGAGCTAATGAAACTGGCTGAACTTATAAACTCGCATAAAAAAGTTACTATTTTTTGTGGACTGGGAGCCGCAGAAGCCCATGATGAAATTATTCAACTTGCCGAAAAAATTAAAGCTCCAGTGGCCTATTCTTATAAAGCAAAGATGGCTATCCAGTATAATAATCCTTATGAAGTAGGACTCACCGGATTACTAGGAATTCCATCAGCTTATCATAGCATGCATGAATGTGAATTGCTTATATTATTAGGTACCGATTTCCCATATACCCCTTTCATGCCAGTTAAAAATAAGATCGTGCAAATTGATATTAAACCTGAAATTCTTGGGCGAAGGGCTAAACTTGATATGGGTCTTTGTGGGGATGTGAAAGATACTTTGCAAGCGCTCATGCCTATGATCACAATGGAAAAAGATGTCACTTTCCTTACTAAGCAATTAGAATTTTATAAAGAAGTCAAAAAAAAATTACAGGTTTATGTGCTGGATCACGGAAAGCCAAATGCGATACATCCTGAATTTGTGGCCTATTTAATTAACGATTTAGCTGACAACGATGCCATTTTCACAGTAGATACCGGAATGTGTTGTGTGTGGGCTGCACGTTATATCAATGGAACTGGACAGAGAAAAATGCTAGGTTCGTTCAATCATGGGTCTATGGCAAATGCGATGCCACAAGCCATTGGAGCCGCGCTTGCCCGTCCCGGACAACAAGTAATTGCATTCTGTGGCGATGGAGGCCTGTCGATGATGCTGGGCGACCTTATTACCATTGTCCAATATAAATTACCCGTGAAGATCATAGTTTTTAATAACCGTTCGCTGGGAATGGTGAAACTTGAAATGGAAGTTGCCGGGATTCCTGATCTTGAAACTGATTTGCTAAACCCGGATTTTACCGCAATAGCAGAAGCTATGGGAATGCCGGGCATTAACATTACTAATCCCGATGAAGTAAAATCAGGATTAATGAAAGCGTTTCAACAGGATGGTCCCGTATTGGTTACGATATGGACAGACCCGAATGCCCTTGCAATGCCGCCTAAACTGGAATTTGACCAAATGAAAGGTTATACATTTTATATGGGAAGAATGATGTTGAGCGGTCGCATGGATGAAGTATTTAATATGATTTCGTCTAATTATAAACATTTGGGCGAGTTACTATAA
- a CDS encoding alkene reductase, translated as MKEYKLFTSQKIGSIVVKNRIVMSPMTRSRAIGNTPNELMAKYYEQRSGAGLIVTEGTSPSPNGLGYARIPGIYSKQQVEGWKKVTSAVHQNGGKIFVQLMHTGRISHPLNMPEGTQILAPSAVKAAGQIWTDSKKMQDFPVPKEMTTEDLLHTKIEYVEAAKNALAAGFDGVELHGANGYLLEQFLSPVSNIRKDNYGGTIENRCRFVIEVVSAVAGAIGKDKAGIRLSPYGVASDMPYYPEIDATYKYLSEQLNNLGITYIHLVDHSAMGAPVVPMELKKLIRNNFKNILILSGGYDKERAETDIQSGLGDMVAFGRPFINNPDLVDRLKNNWPLSLDLKMDLFYTADEKGYSDYPPYKVQ; from the coding sequence TCTCAAAAGATTGGTTCTATAGTGGTAAAAAACCGTATTGTTATGTCGCCAATGACAAGAAGCAGGGCAATTGGGAATACGCCCAATGAACTGATGGCCAAATATTATGAACAACGTTCAGGCGCCGGGTTAATAGTAACCGAAGGAACATCACCCTCGCCAAATGGATTGGGTTACGCCCGTATACCCGGAATCTATAGCAAGCAACAAGTTGAAGGCTGGAAAAAGGTAACCTCCGCTGTACACCAAAATGGAGGAAAAATATTTGTTCAGCTTATGCATACCGGAAGGATTAGCCATCCCCTTAATATGCCTGAAGGAACGCAGATTCTTGCTCCGTCAGCTGTAAAAGCTGCGGGACAAATCTGGACCGACTCAAAAAAAATGCAAGATTTCCCGGTACCCAAAGAGATGACTACTGAAGATCTGTTGCATACAAAAATTGAATATGTTGAAGCAGCAAAAAATGCTCTGGCTGCAGGATTCGATGGAGTGGAATTGCATGGGGCCAATGGATATCTACTCGAACAGTTTTTGTCACCTGTAAGCAATATCCGCAAAGACAATTATGGAGGAACTATTGAAAATCGATGCCGGTTTGTAATTGAGGTGGTAAGTGCCGTTGCTGGGGCAATAGGAAAAGATAAAGCGGGTATCCGTTTATCACCTTATGGAGTCGCAAGCGATATGCCATATTATCCTGAAATTGACGCTACCTATAAATACCTGTCGGAACAACTCAACAACCTAGGAATAACCTATATCCATCTTGTTGATCATTCAGCAATGGGAGCTCCTGTGGTTCCAATGGAACTTAAGAAACTCATCCGGAATAATTTTAAAAACATCCTTATTCTATCTGGGGGATATGATAAGGAAAGAGCCGAGACCGATATTCAAAGCGGATTAGGAGATATGGTCGCGTTCGGGCGTCCGTTTATCAACAATCCCGATCTTGTTGACAGGTTAAAAAACAATTGGCCTTTATCACTTGACCTCAAAATGGATTTGTTTTATACAGCTGATGAAAAAGGATATTCCGATTATCCTCCCTATAAAGTGCAATGA